From Lucilia cuprina isolate Lc7/37 chromosome 4, ASM2204524v1, whole genome shotgun sequence:
TAAAAGTAACGGAAATGGATGTTAACAGTTTTACCCACATAAATAAGCCCTCAATGATGAATACTGGAATGGTTAATCGAATGCCACGTCATACAGTTCAAGGTCTAAAGCAGATGGAGCAAatgaaagaacaaaaacaacaaattgaagATCCATCATCTTCATCACTAGCATCGTCcgtaaattctaaaataaaaagaagtttttCTAACGGTGGTGGATGGGGAACTGCTAACTTTAATGGACTCACAGGGCTCATGGGCTCATCACAACAGCATAGCTTTAGAACTAGTTATGATGCAACACCACCACAACAACAATCTAATCACCAATATCAACAACAGTATACAGAGGCAAAACCTATTTATGAAGAACAACAAGAAAACGATTATGCAGGCCGAGGAGTTGATGGTGGAGCTGGGGTACATTCTAGTGCGAGTGTTGCTAATGCAGCAGCTTTACACTCGGctatatataatttacaaactGCTGGAACGCATAATGCAGCTGTGGGTTCAAGTAGCAGTAGTGCAAGTAATGGCGGAAGTGATGGTTTCCTGCCATCATGGAACTTTGGTAAACTTTCAACATCATTTATTGCTTCACAGCCAGCATCAACACCTTATGGCAGCAGCAGTGGCAGTCATAGTGCCTCCACTACTACCAATAATAACGATAAAATCTCTGAAGGCAATTTTCTGCATCATTACGATTCAGCTTCCGCCTTTAATGAATACACACCCCAACATGAATATCAACCATCATaccagcagcaacagcaacaactaccaCAACATGAAAACTTTTACAACAGTGTGGAACATACACAAGCTGATACCTCTTCATCATATGGCGATGAACATGAACATGATAGCAACAACTATCCACCCTCTGCTTCAGCTGGCCACTTTTCCAACTATCAACAGCATGACTATGAACAACAGCAGCAGGAGAAACAGCCCGATGTCATCAACTATGTTCCAT
This genomic window contains:
- the LOC111675854 gene encoding uncharacterized protein LOC111675854; this translates as MGLGNLQMLYMVATLLIVYELSLTTTRATSSRYAMAVAVDATSSSSLKVTEMDVNSFTHINKPSMMNTGMVNRMPRHTVQGLKQMEQMKEQKQQIEDPSSSSLASSVNSKIKRSFSNGGGWGTANFNGLTGLMGSSQQHSFRTSYDATPPQQQSNHQYQQQYTEAKPIYEEQQENDYAGRGVDGGAGVHSSASVANAAALHSAIYNLQTAGTHNAAVGSSSSSASNGGSDGFLPSWNFGKLSTSFIASQPASTPYGSSSGSHSASTTTNNNDKISEGNFLHHYDSASAFNEYTPQHEYQPSYQQQQQQLPQHENFYNSVEHTQADTSSSYGDEHEHDSNNYPPSASAGHFSNYQQHDYEQQQQEKQPDVINYVPYPVVKKQHVPVREPVQIPISHAVIIPVSKPVPIQIPVTQNVQVPVEKELKIPVERVVPYPVEKHIPVPVEKRVPYPVVKYVPIKIPRPFPVKVPVFKTVLHKVKGWW